A single region of the Capra hircus breed San Clemente chromosome 14, ASM170441v1, whole genome shotgun sequence genome encodes:
- the TSPYL5 gene encoding testis-specific Y-encoded-like protein 5, which produces MSGRSKGRRSSRAKGRGKSRAKGRVRAAPDDAPRDPDPPQCQRLGEETKAAQVQAGAVWGGPEGAVPAPPRRPGEEAACRLPLDCGLALRARAAGTRGQAVTRPCPVKATSLPERLVTDTVFVGTVGAVARPRNGPRVGSRRGPAAKKAPDTCSAVGRGSAASAGGKPKKGAAAEAASVPVGEEKVENAGSGPPATEGSMDTLENVQLKLETMNAQADRAYLRLSRKFGQLRLHHLERRNLLIQNIPGFWGQAFQNHPQLSSFLNNQDKEVLSFLNSLEVEELGLARLGYKIKFYFGRNPYFQNKVLIKEYGCGPSGQVVSRSTPIQWLPGHDLQTLSQGNPDNGRSFFGWFSNHSSIESDKIVEIINEELWPNPLQYYLMSEGARAEKGKEGRPGPARPPGETPEPGVNKSN; this is translated from the coding sequence ATGAGCGGCCGGAGTAAGGGGAGAAGGTCCTCCCGCGCCAAAGGCCGTGGCAAGAGCCGCGCCAAAGGCCGAGTCCGCGCCGCGCCTGACGACGCCCCACGCGACCCGGACCCTCCACAGTGCCAGAGGCTCGGGGAGGAGACCAAGGCGGCACAGGTGCAGGCTGGCGCGGTTTGGGGTGGCCCGGAAGGCGCTGTGCCGGCGCCGCCCCGCCGGCCCGGGGAAGAGGCTGCCTGCCGACTGCCCCTAGACTGTGGCCTCGCGCTCCGGGCCCGGGCGGCGGGGACTCGCGGGCAGGCGGTGACCAGGCCCTGCCCGGTTAAGGCCACATCCCTCCCGGAGCGCCTGGTGACCGACACCGTCTTTGTGGGAACCGTGGGCGCCGTCGCGAGGCCGAGAAACGGGCCCCGCGTCGGAAGCCGGCGCGGCCCCGCCGCAAAGAAGGCCCCAGATACCTGTAGTGCGGTGGGCAGGGGGTCTGCGGCCTCGGCCGGTGGGAAGCCAAAGAAAGGGGCCGCGGCGGAGGCCGCCTCCGTCCCCGTGGGCGAGGAGAAGGTGGAGAACGCGGGGTCAGGGCCCCCGGCCACAGAGGGCAGCATGGATACGCTGGAGAACGTCCAGCTGAAGCTGGAGACCATGAACGCCCAGGCGGACCGGGCCTACCTGCGGCTCTCCCGCAAGTTTGGGCAGTTGCGGCTGCACCACCTAGAGCGCAGGAACCTCCTTATCCAGAATATTCCAGGCTTCTGGGGGCAGGCCTTTCAGAACCACCCCCAGCTCTCGTCCTTCCTGAACAACCAGGATAAAGAGGTCCTCAGCTTCCTGAATAGCTTGGAGGTGGAAGAGCTTGGCCTGGCGAGACTGGGCTACAAAATCAAGTTCTACTTCGGGCGCAACCCCTATTTCCAAAACAAGGTGCTCATCAAGGAATACGGGTGCGGCCCTTCGGGTCAGGTGGTGTCTCGTTCCACTCCAATCCAGTGGCTCCCCGGGCACGACCTCCAGACCCTTAGCCAGGGGAACCCCGACAACGGCCGGAGCTTCTTTGGGTGGTTTTCAAACCACAGCTCCATCGAGTCTGACAAGATTGTGGAGATAATCAACGAGGAGTTGTGGCCCAATCCCTTACAATACTACCTGATGAGCGAAGGGGCCCgtgcagagaaaggaaaggagggcaGGCCGGGTCCTGCGAGGCCGCCAGGGGAGACCCCAGAACCTGGGGTAAACAAGTCCAACTGA